One Paraburkholderia kururiensis DNA window includes the following coding sequences:
- a CDS encoding response regulator: MRILLIEDDPLLGDGIRAGLRQQGFQVDWVRDGEAAQRELRAHPYAAAVLDLGLPRMDGLDVLRVARDAGVELPILVLTARDAVPDRIRGLNAGADDYVVKPVDLHELVARLHALVRRAHGRPGERLEAQDIVLEPASRTVYRAGVPVSLATREFDLLHVLMLNAGRVLSREQIEQHLYSWGQEVESNAVEVHVHRLRSKLGSDLIRTVRGVGYVLLREPAGPA, translated from the coding sequence GTGCGAATCCTGCTCATAGAAGACGACCCCCTGCTAGGCGACGGCATTCGTGCCGGCTTGCGCCAGCAGGGCTTTCAGGTGGACTGGGTGCGCGACGGCGAAGCGGCGCAGCGCGAGCTGCGCGCGCATCCGTACGCGGCGGCCGTGCTCGACCTCGGCCTGCCGCGCATGGACGGTCTCGACGTGCTGCGCGTGGCGCGTGACGCGGGCGTCGAGCTGCCCATTCTCGTGCTCACCGCGCGCGATGCCGTGCCGGACCGCATCCGCGGTCTCAACGCGGGCGCGGACGACTACGTCGTGAAGCCCGTCGATCTGCACGAGCTGGTCGCGCGTCTGCACGCGCTCGTGCGCCGTGCGCACGGCCGGCCCGGCGAGCGGCTCGAAGCGCAGGACATCGTGCTGGAGCCCGCTTCGCGCACGGTCTATCGCGCGGGTGTACCGGTGTCGCTCGCCACGCGCGAGTTCGATCTGCTGCACGTGCTCATGCTCAACGCGGGGCGCGTGTTGTCGCGCGAGCAGATCGAGCAGCATCTCTACAGCTGGGGCCAGGAGGTGGAGAGCAACGCCGTGGAGGTGCACGTGCATCGCCTGAGAAGCAAGCTGGGCAGCGACCTGATCCGCACCGTGCGCGGCGTGGGCTACGTGCTGCTGCGCGAGCCGGCGGGGCCGGCATGA
- a CDS encoding cytochrome b/b6 domain-containing protein produces the protein MNDTSASRMENESVSPAGASASGRPAGTVRILVWDAPVRVFHWLMVVSFALAWLTAESERWRLVHVTLGYTMVGLVAFRLMWGLAGTRYARFAAFVRAPGAVVRYLASLVKGHPEPHVGHNPAGAVAIVAMLLLTLAIGATGWAAYNDVGGEAFEELHEGVANAMLALVAIHVAAVLASSVLHRENLVRSMVTGYKSGRARDGIRSARWGVAALLIVAVLAWWGTQWQAAPRAGASLTGPAAGAAHRSGQGNDNDND, from the coding sequence ATGAACGATACATCCGCATCCCGTATGGAAAATGAGTCCGTGTCGCCGGCCGGCGCTTCTGCGAGCGGGCGTCCCGCGGGCACGGTCCGCATCCTCGTCTGGGATGCGCCCGTGCGGGTGTTCCACTGGCTCATGGTGGTGTCGTTCGCGCTCGCGTGGCTCACGGCGGAAAGCGAACGCTGGCGGCTCGTGCACGTCACGCTCGGCTACACGATGGTGGGCCTCGTCGCGTTCCGGCTGATGTGGGGCCTCGCCGGCACGCGTTACGCGCGCTTTGCGGCGTTCGTGCGTGCGCCGGGCGCGGTGGTGCGCTATCTCGCGAGTCTCGTGAAGGGGCACCCGGAGCCGCATGTCGGGCACAACCCCGCGGGCGCGGTCGCCATCGTCGCCATGCTGCTGCTCACGCTCGCCATTGGCGCCACGGGCTGGGCGGCGTACAACGACGTGGGCGGCGAAGCCTTCGAAGAACTGCACGAGGGTGTGGCCAACGCGATGCTCGCGCTGGTGGCCATTCACGTTGCAGCGGTGCTGGCGAGCAGCGTCTTGCATCGCGAGAACCTGGTTCGCTCGATGGTGACGGGATACAAGTCCGGACGTGCGCGCGACGGCATTCGCAGCGCGCGATGGGGTGTGGCTGCGCTCCTGATCGTCGCCGTGCTCGCGTGGTGGGGCACGCAATGGCAGGCCGCGCCGCGGGCCGGCGCATCTTTGACCGGACCTGCCGCGGGGGCCGCGCATCGGTCGGGGCAGGGCAACGATAACGACAACGATTGA
- a CDS encoding diheme cytochrome c — translation MDFPLPLAALGALATRPAVARAVAAVAMTALAGVALADDEPYTSAVAPLPKYQQECAACHIAYPPGMLPAQSWQHILGNLEHHFGTNASLDAASVKQIEGWLVAHAAQGGRAAKAPPEDRITRSRWFAAAHDEVSPSVWRLAAVKSPSNCVACHRRADQGNFDERYIRIPYGK, via the coding sequence ATGGATTTTCCACTGCCGCTTGCCGCGCTTGGTGCGCTTGCTACACGTCCCGCCGTCGCCCGTGCTGTCGCGGCCGTCGCCATGACGGCGCTGGCGGGCGTTGCCCTCGCGGACGACGAACCCTACACGAGCGCCGTCGCGCCGCTGCCCAAGTACCAGCAGGAATGCGCGGCATGCCATATCGCCTATCCGCCGGGCATGCTGCCCGCTCAATCGTGGCAGCACATTCTCGGCAACCTCGAGCATCACTTCGGCACCAATGCGTCGCTCGACGCGGCTTCGGTCAAGCAGATCGAAGGCTGGCTCGTGGCGCATGCGGCGCAGGGCGGCAGGGCAGCGAAGGCGCCGCCCGAGGACCGCATTACCCGCAGCCGCTGGTTCGCCGCCGCGCACGACGAAGTGTCGCCCTCGGTATGGCGGCTTGCCGCGGTGAAGAGCCCGTCCAACTGCGTCGCGTGTCACCGGCGCGCCGATCAGGGGAATTTCGATGAACGATACATCCGCATCCCGTATGGAAAATGA